A region of the Gopherus flavomarginatus isolate rGopFla2 chromosome 3, rGopFla2.mat.asm, whole genome shotgun sequence genome:
AGAATCAATTAATATAGAATAGCAATATAACTAATGCCAGTCAACACAGTTTTATGAAAAATAGGTAATTTCAAACAAATCCAATTTCATTTTTTGACAAGATAAGTTTGGTTGAAAGGCAGCTGCATAGATGTAATACACTTAgacttttgtaaagcatttgacttaATACCAAAACAACATTCTAATTAAAAATCAGCACTATACTGTACCAAACCACAGGTTATATGGATTAAAACTGGCAAATGAGGATATCTCAAGGAGTAGTTGTCAATGGGGGTGTTTCTACCGGTGTTCTACAGGATCTGTATTAGGCCCAATGctattcaaaatcatcatcaaTGATCTAGAAGTAAATATGGAGTATCTGCTGATAAAGTTGGGGATGACACAAAGATTAGTGGAGTGATAAATAACAAGGATAGGACTGTCATACATCTGGATTTGGTAAACCAGGCCCATTCAGACAGTGAGTTTTAACAGACAGATGCAAAGTTACACTTGTatgaacaaggaatgcaggctgTACCTACAAAACGGAGGACTGTACCTTGGAAAAAACAGTGATTGAAAAAGGATTTGGGAGTCAcagtggacaagcaactcaacataagctcccagtgtgatgatgTGGCAAAAAGGGCTGATGCAATCCTTTGACGTATAAACAGGGGCGAGGTAAATAGGAAGGTAATTTTACTTCTGTAAACAACATTGATACTAGAATACTGCATCTAGTTCGATGTCCATATTTTGAAGAGGATGTGGGGAGGgtacagaaaagagctacaaaaattatttgagggtTAGAGAAAATGCACTCAAGTGAAAGACAGAGATCCCAAGCTATTCAGTTTAATCAGATAATTTCTGAATCTTTTTGATAAAGTATGTAAGAACCTTCTCAGGAACAAAATGCTGGGTACTAGAGGGCTGTTTAATTTAGCAGCCAACAGCAAAACAAGAACTGatgcctggaagttgaagctagacattcacattttaaaaaaagggggcTTTATTTCTAAACAGAAAGTGAATAACCATCAGGAACAAACTACTAAGGGAAGTCCCCAGATGCCCTTCTGGAAGATGTGCTTTATACAAACAAGTTATTGAGTTCAGTATGGGGGTAACCCAGAGAAACGTAATGCCTTGTAACATACACGTGATTCAGCCGAAAAAAGGTGaacacaccccagaatattagcagcagtgttgtatgtaagacatgggacaTAACTGTCCCACTCTACACAGCACCGGTGAGGCCTGCattagaatactgtgtccagttctggatgccacactttAGTACATGtgtataaattggagagagtacagaggagagcaactaaaataataaaaggtttagaaaacctgacctatgaggaaaggttaaaaaactgagcatgtttagtcttaatCTGCAACATAGGAgacagatattaggaaaaactctaacttaactataagggtagttaagcactagagcaggcttccaaaggaggttctGGAAACCCAATCattaggtttttaagaacagactggacaaacacctttcagagacagtctaggtttacttggtcctacctcagcacaggggactggacttgatgactttaaGGTCCCATCCAGCCCTAGATTTTGATAATTCTGTAAGTTCAACTGGATGTCTTATAGTCCTTTCTTGCCTTAAATGCTATGAACCTATATTTGGCATAAGTGTGTAGTCACTCTGAAATGAGAAGACTGTTATAAGAAAACCTGGCTAAGCTTTGAAACCTTTGTCACCTCAATTATTCTGTCCCAGAATATTTTAAAGTAGACTTCCAAACTTCATATAGCTACATTTGCATGAAGCTTGGAAGAGAAAGTTTTACTTACAGTTACGCTGTTAACATTCTGGAATTTTACATAGCGAAGCTGGACAATACCATCTTCTTTTATATCATCCGGCGTTAGTTCCAAGGCTTGAGTTGGTTCACTTCTTTCTGCCTCTTCAAAGTCCATAGATCGGGGAAGGTTGATAAAGATTTTTATATACTTGGGACCCTGACCTGTGTTAAAAACAAATCAGCAATTTTAAGTAACTGAACCATATTTTAAAGTATAAAATTCCAAACACATCTTTAGGACAGTTTGTTATATAAACACCTAGtgataattaaatattttagtttttaaatataaaaatgtggtTTCTGTACTTACATCTTGCATAGATTCAGAAATTTGTATTTTCACCTTACTCTAATGTATTGTCAATATAAACATCTGTGCCATATCAAAAATAAAAGATAGGGATAGCATGAGATTACATtaaaaattttttaaacaaaacaagtcTATTGTATGtattctttccccccccccgaccctAATTTCAATGAAGCTGTTACAACACTTCCAGAGAGCAATACGATCCATACTGTCCTCTTGCCATGAATACAACATGAATGCTAATAGTTATAATGATACTGCTCAGAAAACAGGAAGTGCGGCTATCAGATTCAGGATGCTGAAATAAGAGTCTAGTTAAAACTGGGAGAACACTTACACCTTTAAAAATGGTGTAAACGGAACTTATTAGGAACAATTTGATGAATGAAGGAATAGACGCATTTTACTCACCATTATCTGGCCCTTGAAGTTTCATGGAATAAAGCTTGACAGGTTGATTAAAAGCTACAGTAATAAGGAGCTGTAGAGAAAAAGTTTatgataaaatatttttgaatgcagaagattttgaaatgcagaaaaaaatatttaaactagAAAAATAGGTCAAAACTCTGTTTAGTTCAGGAAAAGTAGCTGTGATTGCCAGGATGTGATTAATATTCTCAGTCTTTATATGCAAGTATTATTAGAGAATAGGGAATATCCTCTTACACTGTTTGTAAGAAGGGTCATTTTAATGATAGCCAGTCTACCAGAACGCTGAACCAAGTATCTCAGAGATTTTGgccaacacttttgaaaatgggtacCTAAAGTTAAGAGTCCTAACCCAAACATCTTGGGCAAGATTTTGAAAAGCCActagtaattttgggtgcctcaatttttggatgCTTCATCTGAGATGCCTTAATGAGGCCCAATTTTCAAGACTGGAGTATCCAACAGTTTCCAAACATCTGAATACAAGTTTAAGAGCTTAACTTTAGACACccattttcaaaaaaatcttGGCCTTCATTTGTATTAGTTACATGGCAACCCCCATCTCACCCAAATCCCTGAAAGACTCCACAAATTAAGAATTCTGTTtaatatcaaaacattttataaagcATCAAGAGCAGTGTTTTATGTAaaggaaaaaacatttaaaagctaTGTGAGATTACGGTTTTCACTGATTTTAACGTTTTCTTCCCCAAGTCAATTCTCCACTGTTTAAAATGAACCCTTGAGCTTTCAATTAATATCCAGTAACAGGTCTACTGCATTCATCATcaagtgcaggggtaggcaaacagTGGCCTGTCAGAACTTCTAatttggcccctgagctcctgccggagagtgggggtgggggcttgccGTACAGCTCCCAGAAGCGGTGATATGTCCCTGCTCTAGCTCCTACGtgtagggacagccagggggctccgcacaccatacccacagctcccattggccgggaacagtggCGAATAGGAGCTGCATGGGCAGTGCCCGTGGATAGAGAAGCGCACAGAACCCCCTGTGCCTCCATATAGGAGCTGTAGGGGGGACATGACACTGCTTCCTGTAACTGCCTGAGGTAAGAGCCACCCGGAGCCTGCAAccctgagcccacaccccaaccccctgccctagccctgttcccctcccactctctgaACCCCTTGGGCACAGCCTGGAGCTCCTACacctcaaacctctcatccccaccccagagcctgcacccccaatcagagccctccaccccactctgccccagccccctgccctgatcccccccgcccgctgaacccctcagtcccagcccagagcagtctcctgcacctcaaatccctcattcccagccccaccccagatcccactTCCCCAGCTGGTGCCCTCACCCGTCCCCagccccaatttcatgagcattcatggcccaccatacaatttctatacccagatgtggtcttcaggccaaaaagtttgcccacccctgatcaaGTGTATAGTTTATTATTGTAGGCTTGCTGCTCGTAAGTACTGTGTTGTTTGGCATTTGATTAGCCAGAAAGAGAAAGATAGGAAGACCTATTAGTCTCCAGACAAGTTATTTCTCCTGCTTTTTAATCCCAAGACTACTGTAAACATGAAAATTAGATAACTGTATTAGACCAATACAATGAAAAAACTGCCCTTTAAACTTATAATCAACCTCTGAAACGAACTGAAATTATACCTGCTCGTCACAGTCAGATTCCAGGTAGGTAGAGTCTTTACGTAAACAGTTATCGAATCCATGTTCATCACTTTCATTAAGACATTCACAGCCAGCTTTATTAATAAATGGCATTAAATCCATCTGAAAAAGAAAGAGCCAACAGTACTGCTCGCTGGGTGCTTGAAAATGTGCCATCTACTAATTTAAAAGGATTAGTCAATATGTGGATGCGTGAAACTCTTCATTGTATATAggagataaaataataaaactggtCAGACAACTTAATTAGGAACACAAAACATTCATCTTACTTTTTAGTTAAACTCCCCCACCCTTTCCAAGTTTTATAATCACATATTCCCTGGAATGCAAATTCACAGAAGTCCACAGCAAGAGAGACCAATAATAAAGTGAATTATCTGAGGCTGTATTTTGGCTGAAGCACAAAAACTATATCCTAAAAAATTATTCATAATGCATTTGCAAAACAGGCATAAAGACTGAAGCTTTAAGAAAGTCCAAAAGTAAGCCTACTCAAAGATGAACTGTGTACAGTAAATGGAACAGCTTAGAATGCTATCACCGTAAATGTTACTAGACTCCACCTGGAGAGCTAATCTTGTTACCTCTCACATGTAGCGCTGAAAAAAAGCTGCTAGTTTATAAAAGGCTTTGATGACGAGATTGCACTCATTTCTAACAAGTTTTAGTATTTAATTAAGATTGTTTAATCAGGCATTAAGAATTCCCCAGCCCTTTTCCTTGTGCCTACTAGCTTTCAGTACAGCAAATAGCAGCAATTGCTTGATTCATTGAAGAGTAGATTTCTTTATGGTTGAACTTTTTCTTATGAAGTATCCAACTAAGAGTATTCGCATCATGAAAGAAAAACATGGAAATACCACCAACTATATACCAATAGGATACAAAATCTAGATCAAGATACACTCAAGATAATATCTTGGGGGGGAAAACTCCCCCCGTTTTTCTCCAAAGAGATAAGAGTCTATTGTGCCTTCAAGAAGGCTTAAGTTCTGATATGGACCACTAAAAAGCTGTGACATCACTGTGTAATGCAGTGAAGTACACAGCTAATAACTCAATGGAATTTTTTACTAGGTTTGCACACACTCGAATTTTCAAACTTGTTTAAAACATTCCACCTCACGAAGaggcaaaaaaaatacattaccAAGGACAATGAATATGATCAGTTTATAGCTTAAATATTCAGTTGTTTTCCAACTCGTTATGAAAAGTGAGGTGGCCAGAATTCCATCCTCCCCTCAGCTGGGAAGGTGGATTTCATGCTTTCCTTACTCAAAATCTTTTGAGCCTTCTGTTTAAAAAGCTTTCCAGACAATTATCACCTTTATGTAGAGGCTgaacttggaaaaaaaatctgttcatttTATGAAGTTACCCAAGTTTCGAAAAAGCAGATGTATACCTACTTTTGTGCTCATGTTACTTAAATTACTTCTAATGTGTTTTGGGCTGTGAAGCTAAAGAACAGCCTTTTGCCTCTTTGTATTACAATGTTGCCATGCTGAATGTTACATTAGTGTAAGTATTTTCATTCACAACTAGACACAACACTAACGCTGATACCATAGTGCGTAACTGAACTGTTGCATATTCAAGTGGCCCATATTCCTACTGTTTATTTACATAAGAATGATTCAACAGGAAGAGTATGTTATTTGTATTTGTATGGTAGATGTCTCTATTTAGCTATGAATTTGAAGTACTTAACATCCAAAGAGATGCGTTTTTACATTTAACAATTTTACGTTTCACAACTACTATTCGGAGTTAAGTTTAATGTATTATATTTCCTAATACTTAATACAAACCTTCATACTACTGTAGTGAAGCTATCATGTTATTGAATCTATTAGCGGTTTTAGTGTTTCTGAAATATAATACCAGGTAGTCAATCAAAAGTGTTTTTATATTGCAGCCAGAACAATAAACCATCCCTTTTTAAGGAGAAACGTTATACCAAATATTGCTCAGAGAACGCCACCTCAGATGACAGCTCTATCAGAGTGTTTTGTCATATTAAGTTTCTCATTTACATGTGTTTGTTGGTACAGCTGTCAGACATGCTTAAGATTTGCAGTGCACAGTTGCCTTAGGGTAACATGAAAACAAGCAGAACAGCACTTTcaggaaatgattttttccttAAGTATTTCAAACCATATTACTCTTAAGCATCATAGTTTGGCAACAGTGACTCAAAACTCCAAGTATCCAGCTAAAAGGTTTGATTTGTCTGAAAATTAATGGAATTACCacaaaaaaatatttagaaacagTGTTTCCCAAGTGTTTgtataaaacaaattcattttattGCCAAAAAAAGGACACCTGTCAGGTTATTTCGGCCCAACACAGCTATTATGACATTACAGCTTTATAAAAAAGCAGCAATGTTTCCATAAACTTTCAAATTCCAGTTCAGTTTCTGTTGAATTAGACATTCCCGCGCAGCTTTTGCAATTCAAGCATTTCAGCGGAGTGCTAATGAGAACCAGACAACTTCTAGTTTTCACTGATCAAGCAGAAATATTAGAGGAAATCAGCctaaaataaggtttttaaactttaccagtttttttttaaattttatgcaTTAACATGCATGAgaaaaaaagggtaaaaaaaaatgtCGATTTTTCATATGATAGTTTTAAAATATGGACTTCCCTCCAAATCTTAGTACATGAAGTTAAAATGCTATCTACTCCAGCCCTCTCATTAGTTGCAGTGTGACGAAGTGTTGGAAAACAACCATTAGGAATAAAGGTAGTTCAAGgagatattttaataaaacactAACAGAGATaagtgaggagaaattaaaaaaaacaaaaacaaaaaaaaccacattcaAGCAGAACACTTTCTAAATCAAGCTTCACATTTTCTGTAAGGCATCAGAAGTTCTAACAAACCAAGGAAAAATGTTAGCTCTTTTTCATACTTACCCTTTCCATTTTAAAGTGACTATGTTTTCTGTATGTACGCATgcagtttaaatttaaattttcaaGGTGTCTATATGACATATTTCTCTAAATTCATTCCTGAGGGGAATGTTTACCttaatttctgtgaacatttatgCCTCAAGCAAAAAGTTTTATGTATCCTGTGACTATGCTATGCCACAATTTTCTGCAACAGACTAAAAATTAGTGTTTAGTATTAAAGATATAGAAAATACATGAAAGATTATGCACTAATCACTCCATAGAAAAGGATGAGAGAGAAGTAAAACAAATTCAGGTTACCTAGAACTGTACTTGCCCATTCCTATTCTGCTGTGATACTGTAACCCGCACAGAACTCCTTTTTTGTACAACCCCAAAACAAGAGCTACTTTATATCGCTCTGTTATGCAGTGAGGGAGGAATCAGGTAAACAGAGTTTGGCAGTATGGTCCAGTTTTGCAAATATTCTTAGAAACTATTAATGACCAAAACTATGATAAGCCACCAGACCACCCCTTCAAATAAGCAGCTTCCAACAAGATTCTGGGGTAGCTGCATGAAAAGATGAAAAGATTAAAGAAAAAGTTACAAGAAAAGGAAGATACTGAAGAGGTAGCAAAGAGGACTCACTAAGGAACAGTCCAAAAAAAACCTTTAAGGTTTTAGCAGTTACAGAAATAACTGTCACTTTCTAGGAGAGAGATCACCACTTTCTAAAAATGTACAGGGAAACAGACAGATGTCTGGTAGAAGCACAGAGATAGTAAATATCTACAGTAAATTTTTCCATGGTGAAACATGAAATCCAGTGTTCCAGACCTAGAGGAATATTTTGGATGAGGAGATTTTTAGTTACACCACTTTCAAAGATTACTATAATATATTACTATGCACAAGTCACTCTTTAAAAGTTTGCTTGGAAAAGGAAAAGTTAAAAGGCAGGTGATATTTCTAAAAAAGCTTAAGACTCTTAAGTCTAAACTTATTCCGATCTAACTAAAGTGGGTATGTTTAGAAAACAGGATAACATTGACATAACTTGCAATAATTTACttgtaaaaaaaatcttaaagtaAGGGATGCATACATATCCTTTTGGAATATCTGTGTCCTCATTACTTCCAGGATCATTCTCTAGATGCTGTTTAATTTTTTCTTCTAATCCTACAGCATCAGCTCCTTGATACTGGTCGATTCGCACTTTGTTTCGGAAAAACAGAAATGTTGGTGTTGCTGATATATTATTGGTTGCAGCTGTTCCCTAGAATTCACAAATTGATCATTAGTGTTGTGTAATAAAATGTTAGATACAAACATTTCTAAAAAACTTGAAAAAATATTGTGCTACAAGAAGTAGATTAACATGGAGTATTAGCAATTATGATCATTTGCATCTTGGCACATCTAGAAAACCAGTTTAGATTGTAATTAACTGTTGCTGTGGAATAGCCCTAGAACTAAAGACCATTCACTCTGGGATAAGGTAAATTGGTAGCTCTTAAAGCTCTTCACCTTCCCCTACTAACACATATCAGGGTTAAAGCCATGATTACAGACTGACAGACATGGTTGCTAATAAAATGAAGAACAATGTATAGCAACCTCATTTGTTCCCTTCCCCATGATTGTTCTTAACCAGGCATTTTTAAACATACAGTACACATACACTAAat
Encoded here:
- the TXNL1 gene encoding thioredoxin-like protein 1 isoform X2; protein product: MVGVKVIANDTEFQPELSAAGSRLAVVKFTMRGCGPCLRIAPAFNALSNKYPQATFLEVDVHQCQGTAATNNISATPTFLFFRNKVRIDQYQGADAVGLEEKIKQHLENDPGSNEDTDIPKGYMDLMPFINKAGCECLNESDEHGFDNCLRKDSTYLESDCDEQLLITVAFNQPVKLYSMKLQGPDNGQGPKYIKIFINLPRSMDFEEAERSEPTQALELTPDDIKEDGIVQLRYVKFQNVNSVTLFVQSNHGDEETTRITYFTFIGTPVQATNMNDFKRVVGKKGESH
- the TXNL1 gene encoding thioredoxin-like protein 1 isoform X1, which translates into the protein MVGVKVIANDTEFQPELSAAGSRLAVVKFTMRGCGPCLRIAPAFNALSNKYPQATFLEVDVHQCQGTAATNNISATPTFLFFRNKVRIDQYQGADAVGLEEKIKQHLENDPGSNEDTDIPKGYMDLMPFINKAGCECLNESDEHGFDNCLRKDSTYLESDCDEQLLITVAFNQPVKLYSMKLQGPDNGQGPKYIKIFINLPRSMDFEEAERSEPTQALELTPDDIKEDGIVQLRYVKFQNVNSVTLFVQSNHGDEETTRITYFTFIGTPVQATNMNDFKRIIHMGKLTIPSSEWW
- the TXNL1 gene encoding thioredoxin-like protein 1 isoform X3 codes for the protein MVGVKVIANDTEFQPELSAAGSRLAVVKFTMRGCGPCLRIAPAFNALSNKYPQATFLEVDVHQCQGTAATNNISATPTFLFFRNKVRIDQYQGADAVGLEEKIKQHLENDPGSNEDTDIPKGYMDLMPFINKAGCECLNESDEHGFDNCLRKDSTYLESDCDEQLLITVAFNQPVKLYSMKLQGPDNGQGPKYIKIFINLPRSMDFEEAERSEPTQALELTPDDIKEDGIVQLRYVKFQNVNSVTLFVQSNHGDEETTRITYFTFIGTPVQATNMNDFKRLNFPTPKN